The Triticum urartu cultivar G1812 chromosome 6, Tu2.1, whole genome shotgun sequence genome includes the window gcttgtcaagcagggaaacaagttggaggaagtcaccgcgcgaagaacatcatgaccacaagaagaccactcgagctacttcacatggatctctttggtccaaatgcctacaagagtcttggtggtaactcatttggtctagtcatagttgatgatttttcaagatttacgtgggtgttctttcttgatgacaaatcgcaggtccaaaagatcttcaaaaacttcgctaggaaggcccaaaatcagtttgacgtaaagatcaagaaggttcggagcgacaacggaacggagtttaagaacgcaaatgtggacacctttcttgacgaagaagggatttcacacgagttctcggctacgtacacacctcaacaaaatggagttgttgaaaggaagaaccggactcttatcgagatggaaAGAACGATGATTGATGAGTACAAAAcaccaaagcacttttgggcggaagcggttgagacagcttgtcatgcaacaaatcgcttgtatcttcacaagctactcggcaagacggcatacgagctcctcaccggtaacaaaccccaagttggatactttcgaaattcggctcaaagtgctacattcttgataagcatcgtcgttctaaatttgctcctaaatctcatgaaggtttcctacttggttatggctcaaactctcacacttaccgtgtctacaacaatttcacccgaaaggttgaagagacggtagatgtgaagtttgatgaatctaacggctcgcaagtagagcaatttccaattgatgtaggagacaaagacccttcggaagcaattcaagacttgtccattggcaagattcgtccaacggaagtgaaggagagtacctcgtctgtccaagtggaagcttctacctcacgacaaggtgaaccaagagttgatacgaaagcatccacaagtgggacacgccaagatgaagaaaacgaggaagcgcaccaagatgaacatcaacaacctccttctccaccacgacaagagaacgacaacgtcaacaatgaagaaggccaagaagaagcacaagatgaagaggatgttccaccccgacgcaagcaaaagctttcacgagttcgagcaagaattgctaaggatCATCTCGTCGAgaaaatctacaatgatatccaaaccgggagaatcactcgctctaaaactcgtttagctaacttttgtgaacattactcattcatctctagcattgaacctatgaaggttgaagaagcattggaggatgcggactggataaacgctatgcatgaagagctacacaactttgagagaaatcaagtgtggacattggtcgagaagcccgacaacaaccacaacatcattggtaccaaatgggtgtttcgcgacaagaaagatgaagatggacaagtggttcgcaacaaagcacgtctcgtcgcccaaggctacacacaagttgaaggtatggactatggtgagacatatgctcccgttgctagacttgagtccattcgcatcttacttgcttatgctaatcaccatgatatcaccttgtaccaaatggacattaaaagtgcttttctaaatggaaaaattgaggaggaagtttatgttaagcaacctcccagcttcgtcaatcctaagaaacctaatcatgtttacaaacttcacaaagccctttattgtcttaaacaagctcctagagcatggtataaattcttgaccaagttccttattgaaaaaggctttgaaattggtaaaattgattctactctttttactaaaagggttaatgtagaactatttgtgtgccaaatttatgttgatgatatcatatttggttcaactaaccctcattttagtgagaagtttggaaagctaatgtcggagaagtttgagatgtctatgatgagtgaactcaaattctttctcggtttgcaaatcaagcaaactaaggaaggtacctttgtctctcaaacgaagtacaccaagtacttattcaagaagttcaatatgcaagaatgcaaaggtatgactacacccatgcctactagtggacatcttgatttgaccaaagatggtgaaccggttgatcaaaaggtttatcgctctatgattggttcattgttatatctatgtgcctctcgtcccgatattatgctaagtgtgtgcatgtgtgcacgatatcaagctgctcctaaagagtgtcatcttaaggctgtgaaaaggatagtgagatacctaatccatacaccaaattttggcatttggtatcctaagaggtcctcttttgatcttgttggctactccgatccggactatgccggagacaaggttgatagaaaatccacttcgggtacttgtcaaatccttggtagatctcttgtgtcttggtcttccaagaaacaaaactcggtatccttatccaccgccgaagcggaatacattgccgctggttcatgttgcgctcaattactttggatgacccaaactcttaaagattatgggatatatgtgaaacatgttccattgctatgtgacaatgaaattgctattaagattgctcacaatcccgtgcaacattcttgaactaagcatattgaagttcgtcatcatttcattcgagatcatgttgcaaaaggggacattaaccttaagcatgttcgcaccgataagcaattggcggatatattcactaaaccacttgatgagaaagtgttttgcaggttgagaggtgaattgaacatcattgatgcttcaaacttggagtaggaagtccatttgatacatgcggggcatgagcctatgactaatcctcgatatttctcttatgatgctattcatatgtcttggatatatttgtaccttgcatgttatctaacccgtgtaggtacttggttgaatctaaatctatgagattgcaactcactcacatcttgagcaatctctacgtcaccaagtctctacacaatggtggttgaagacaaggaagcacgaaaccattcaaacatatcctttggcaaattctatgttgagtctcatgattgtcattttggatacacaagtgctcttccttgcaaagctaacccatgtaggtagatgaactcaaactccaagtggtgctcccaacccttgatgaactacatcaaccttgagcaacccgcacaagttcaactacacgagcaagatcaacaccaccacccaaggtatgttattccatcttagagaagctttactccaagtcatgagtcaaagcaactcgacaagatgtgaatacatcaaaaggcttaaacgaaaaatggtaaccccattttgagcttaaacgatgagtatgacctatgatcaagtgctctcacttgactcctaagtcaatatactctaacataggtgactttgtcgccgaccatctctagatgaagttctcgtGTGTCTCTATGTGCTTTTGTatcttgcatatttgtttccaacttttagtttcttttctttccttcttGTTATGCATTTTCTatatccaattcattgcaaatctttcagtaaattccttgcatatccttgtgagatcttacttgtctagtgagctgaggtgacaagtggattcactctaatgaactcggtcacaccggtttgttctcttcggcccaactgaaatctttcggtgcaaccgaagcacacaactcggagtcaccgattccaccacagggaaaccaacttgccacttattcctgatttctgtttgctccagctccactcaatgattcttgtcctctaccagcatcatattagacatgctgctttgctctgtgactcgaggaccaacccatttgtatcacatgttcagaagagcccttcttggaaattgatgtcaaagggggagagagagatcacatcaaagcttaatccctcctatagggggagaaagagagaatactcagggggagagagtttctcaaataggagaaagtaatatcatcaaagacccctgatgcttggtgttcaagaggagagatgtcacatgtctttaagaggggaaagacatgtttggttgctttctttagctcaagctctgttgtttccttttttgttgctctgattttctgttccctatcttctcccaatatctcatgcagattcagggggagcaagacatctaagggaaggaaatctctgattttattgcatatctttacctttggggacatgtctatatccaatgtggtacttagtactcactttACATGTCATCCCattcttggttctcttgtggtttctcttgcttgctctggtcagtaggtgtatctgtgttatttaaccttgtttgcgcaggttcatcccatcctaagccaactcaagaccacaaggtaagtatatgcatcacagtcatgtgaatgagaagttcatgctgatgtacatactgtttgcaagaaggactcatgagcatgaaggtacatttctcatattcacatcatttgctctgatgcatatagccaagatacatgtaacacattgcttactctgtcatgtttacgcattcacatgctcctatattcaatattcacatgattgcatacatgtagggggagcctatgcatgttacatgtctttccaaagctttacttgctattctctatatctttatctaaagctttggtgtatgttgtcatcaattaccaaaaagggggagattgaaagcacaagtgctccctgggtggttttggtaattaatgtcaacatatctcttgttggactaacacttttacctagtatgtttcagataagttcaacaatggagtggcatggactagaggatgtggaaccccttcaagatgctaaggacaaaggattggctcaagcttcaagatcaagactctacattttctattttagtgatccaagatcacattgagtctataggaaaagccaatactatcaagaggggatgaggtgttgcttaatggcttgcttgctcaaagtgcttagtgatatgctccaaaaccctcaactaccttcccacatccacatatgacctaaaccaaaagtcaaactcggccccaccgattctatctatccggtgccaccgagtttcagatgtcatagccactgccacaaaccctagcaaatcagtttcaccgatagggatctcggtctcaccgagatgggattgtaatctctctgtgcatgtccattaccaaaatcggtctcaccaagtttgagcaatcggtactaccgagattacaatgcaaaccctctggttagcttattaccaaaatcggtcccaccgagtttgtgtaatcggtcacaccgagtttgcctgaccaactctctggttagcttattaccaaaatcgatcccaccgagtttgtgtaatcagtcacaccgagattacgttatgccctaaccctaaccatatcggtcctaccgagttgcatctcagtcccaccgaaaatcctaacggtcactaggtttgctgaatcggtccgaccgagtttaaccattcggtcccaccgagtttggcaaattgtgtgtaacggttagattttgtgtggaggctatatatacccctccacccactcttcattcgtggagagagccatcagaacatacctacacttccaatacacattttctgagagagaaccacctacacttNNNNNNNNNNNNNNNNNNNNNNNNNNNNNNNNNNNNNNNNNNNNNNNNNNNNNNNNNNNNNNNNNNNNNNNNNNNNNNNNNNNNNNNNNNNNNNNNNNNNNNNNNNNNNNNNNNNNNNNNNNNNNNNNNNNNNNNNNNNNNNNNNNNNNNNNNNNNNNNNNNNNNNNNNNNNNNNNNNNNNNNNNNNNNNNNNNNNNNNNNNNNNNNNNNNNNNNNNNNNNNNNNNNNNNNNNNNNNNNNNNNNNNNNNNNNNNNNNNNNNNNNNNNNNNNNNNNNNNNNNNNNNNNNNNNNNNNNNNNNNNNNNNNNNNNNNNNNNNNNNNNNNNNNNNNNNNNNNNNNNNNNNNNNNNNNNNNNNNNNNNNNNNNNNNNNNNNNNNNNNNNNNNNNNNNNNNNNNNNNNNNNNNNNNNNNNNNNNNNNNNNNNNNNNNNNNNNNNNNNNNNNNNNNNNNNNNNNNNNNNNNNNNNNNNNNNNNNNNNNNNNNNNNNNNNNNNNNNNNNNNNNNNNNNNNNNNNNNNNNNNNNNNNNNNNNNNNNNNNNNNNNNNNNNNNNNNNNNNNNNNNNNNNNNNNNNNNNNNNNNNNNNNNNNNNNNNNNNNNNNNNNNNNNNNNNNNNNNNNNNNNNNNNNNNNNNNNNNNNNNNNNNNNNNNNNNNNNNNNNNNNNNNNNNNNNNNNNNNNNNNNNNNNNNNNNNNNNNNNNNNNNNNNNNNNNNNNNNNNNNNNNNNNNNNNNNNNNNNNNNNNNNNNNNNNNNNNNNNNNNNNNNNNNNNNNNNNNNNNNNNNNNNNNNNNNNNNNNNNNNNNNNNNNNNNNNNNNNNNNNNNNNNNNNNNNNNNNNNNNNNNNNNNNNNNNNNNNNNNNNNNNNNNNNNNNNNNNNNNNNNNNNNNNNNNNNNNNNNNNNNNNNNNNNNNNNNNNNNNNNNNNNNNNNNNNNNNNNNNNNNNNNNNNNNNNNNNNNNNNNNNNNNNNNNNNNNNNNNNNNNNNNNNNNNNNNNNNNNNNATGATTAATTTAATATTTGCTATTGCTGTCATGATTTATCTTATGTtcattcggattaaatctcgtagtaatttacTCATATTTTCAACAAGTATCAAGTATATAGAAGCAAACGTGTTCCGTGGCTTCCGCAACACGTCACATTCCAGCCCTCCACCCTCGGCAAGCAAAAGCCCGGGTGGCTGGATACGACGTTCATTATCTGCTCCAAAAAATTTAATAAGTAGATAACGATACCACACATGCATTTACCGATCCACCCCTCTACGCGTGAAAGCTTGACCACACTGAAAGACTTGCGTGTGCAAGGAGGCAAAACATTAAGCATGGTTAGTTTAGCTGATTAACTAAGCTAACTCGAGTTGGGTTGGACTTTTCCCAGTCTCGGTTTAGACGACAGTTGTGACTTTGACCTGCCGTACGTCAGCGGGTCGTCATGGCACATGTGTCGATCGAGCTCCTCGTGGGCCCCACATATCTACATTCTATACACGCCTCAACGGCTGAGATCGATAGCCCGTAGGTCAGTCATCAGATTTTTTTTCCCGAATTTATTTTTTGAGGTTTTTTTTTCCAGAATGCAGTCATCAGTTAATTAATCACGGTAAGGAACACGGTACATGTGCACTCGAACATGTTAGTCAGAGAACAAATTAAGGAGCTGATACCTTATCTTTTAAAAGATGAACAAATTACAGGCGGCGGGCGTGGCTAAAGAAAGAGACACATTTATTTGAGAAAACAACATGTGATCAATTAGGAGCGGCGACTTGACCAGTGGTAGTAGTACTATAGTACAGTAGATGCATGCATGGTGGTGGTTGCAGTCCCCAACTTTGCTTCCGAGACAAGCTAAGGCGAGGCGTCCAATCtcgaaggaggaggagaagattCCTCGCTATCAACTCGTTGCCGCTGCACTACACTACGCACCGAAAGCTAAAACTATTTACATGCCTTCCGTTTCACATGCACCTAATCAACTGTAGCTGAACCTGTAAAGTGGTGTGGCGTGGCTACTATTACAACTACTAATTACTGTCTTAATCAGCTGGCCTTTGCTTCATCGCACGCCCTCTCTACGGCAAGGCCAGCAAAAATTAACCTTTGGAACAGCAACAACGTCGTCGTCTTCGCAGAGCGGAGAAAGCAAAGCTTGCTGTTCTCGCTGGCTCTCTGATTAAGTGTACCTTGATTGATCAACGGGGTATAGGGGTGGAGTGGTGAGGGGATCATCCGAAGTTGTAGCCATTGGGGGTGTTAGTGGAGGCCGGCCGGGGCAGCATCTGCGCCGCCTGTATGCTCTGCAGCAGCAGTCTGTCCTCCGCCGACGACTCGAACCCGTGCAGGAACGAcatgtccgcgccgccgccgccgtagtcggcgtactgttgctgctgctgcggCCGGAACAGCTGGCTCTgctgatgctgctgctgctgcagggACGACGTGGCGGCGGACGGGCGGTGGTGGCCGAGGTGGTCGAACGACATCACGGCCGAGCTCGGCGACGGGCGCACCGGCATGCCGCCGCCGAGGCCGTAGtcgccaccgcccgcgccgaaGCTGATCACGggcccgccgcccgcgccggccgGGCCGTAGGGGCCGGAGGGGATGCCGGTGAACTGCTGCACCATGGCGCGGAAGTTGGTGGTGTCGGTGTTGAGCAGCGTGACGGGCGCCCGCCGCGAGGCGCGGGACCTCCGCCGCGCCGGCTTGCCGACGCGGCCCCCCTCGACCCCGGGCGCCGACCTCGTGGGGCTCCCGCCGCCCGAGCCCCCCGACGTCGGGCTcgacaccgtcaccacgctgccctccgccgccgcggccccaTTGCCGCC containing:
- the LOC125517303 gene encoding neurogenic locus Notch protein-like, whose translation is MGDTGANMGHWAGIYGVGGNGAAAAEGSVVTVSSPTSGGSGGGSPTRSAPGVEGGRVGKPARRRSRASRRAPVTLLNTDTTNFRAMVQQFTGIPSGPYGPAGAGGGPVISFGAGGGDYGLGGGMPVRPSPSSAVMSFDHLGHHRPSAATSSLQQQQHQQSQLFRPQQQQQYADYGGGGADMSFLHGFESSAEDRLLLQSIQAAQMLPRPASTNTPNGYNFG